The Kogia breviceps isolate mKogBre1 chromosome 4, mKogBre1 haplotype 1, whole genome shotgun sequence genome window below encodes:
- the LSM7 gene encoding U6 snRNA-associated Sm-like protein LSm7 isoform X1, protein MRAGQGTKGAAAAPAHSEVAGQDGGQREEKEGEHLGPVQVHRQDDPSEVPGRPRSGILKGFDPLLNLVLDGTIEYMRDPDDQYKLTEDTRQLGLVVCRGTSVVLICPQDGMEAIPNPFIQQQDA, encoded by the exons ATGCGCGCGGGGCAGGGTACAAAGGGCGCGGCGGCGGCTCCTGCGCACAGCGAGGTGGCCGGGCAAGATGGCG gacaaagagaagaaaaagaaggagagcaTCTTGGACCTGTCCAAGTACATCGACAAGACGATCCGAGTGAAGTTCCAGGGAGGCCGAGAAG TGGAATCCTGAAAGGGTTTGACCCGCTGCTCAACCTCGTGCTGGATGGCACCATCGAGTACATGAGAG ACCCTGACGACCAGTACAAGCTCACGGAGGACACGCGGCAGCTGGGCCTGGTGGTGTGCAGGGGCACCTCCGTGGTGCTCATCTGCCCGCAGGACGGCATGGAGGCCATCCCCAACCCCTTCATCCAGCAGCAAGACGCCTAG
- the LSM7 gene encoding U6 snRNA-associated Sm-like protein LSm7 isoform X3 codes for MRAGQGTKGAAAAPAHSEVAGQDGALFPLQDKEKKKKESILDLSKYIDKTIRVKFQGGREASGILKGFDPLLNLVLDGTIEYMRDPDDQYKLTEDTRQLGLVVCRGTSVVLICPQDGMEAIPNPFIQQQDA; via the exons ATGCGCGCGGGGCAGGGTACAAAGGGCGCGGCGGCGGCTCCTGCGCACAGCGAGGTGGCCGGGCAAGATGGCG CTCTGTTTCCCCTGcaggacaaagagaagaaaaagaaggagagcaTCTTGGACCTGTCCAAGTACATCGACAAGACGATCCGAGTGAAGTTCCAGGGAGGCCGAGAAG CCAGTGGAATCCTGAAAGGGTTTGACCCGCTGCTCAACCTCGTGCTGGATGGCACCATCGAGTACATGAGAG ACCCTGACGACCAGTACAAGCTCACGGAGGACACGCGGCAGCTGGGCCTGGTGGTGTGCAGGGGCACCTCCGTGGTGCTCATCTGCCCGCAGGACGGCATGGAGGCCATCCCCAACCCCTTCATCCAGCAGCAAGACGCCTAG
- the LSM7 gene encoding U6 snRNA-associated Sm-like protein LSm7 isoform X2 → MADKEKKKKESILDLSKYIDKTIRVKFQGGREASGILKGFDPLLNLVLDGTIEYMRDPDDQYKLTEDTRQLGLVVCRGTSVVLICPQDGMEAIPNPFIQQQDA, encoded by the exons ATGGCG gacaaagagaagaaaaagaaggagagcaTCTTGGACCTGTCCAAGTACATCGACAAGACGATCCGAGTGAAGTTCCAGGGAGGCCGAGAAG CCAGTGGAATCCTGAAAGGGTTTGACCCGCTGCTCAACCTCGTGCTGGATGGCACCATCGAGTACATGAGAG ACCCTGACGACCAGTACAAGCTCACGGAGGACACGCGGCAGCTGGGCCTGGTGGTGTGCAGGGGCACCTCCGTGGTGCTCATCTGCCCGCAGGACGGCATGGAGGCCATCCCCAACCCCTTCATCCAGCAGCAAGACGCCTAG